The DNA window tgactacAAATAGGCGCAAAAATGCAACGTATAATCAccaataaaaggccccgatatgaaaaatgtgaatCTACAAACGAGAAAAATCAACGGCTTAATctatgacaaaataatttacaaaaacaaatatggcagGCATGAACCAACGAAAACAATTTAACTACATGATCCTGACTTGGGAGGCACACgcagaatgtggcagggttaaacaggTTTGAATGCACACAACACATCGTAATGGAAAACTATGTCTGCATTTTAtgtcaaatttcatcctagccctcCCCTTCCCCCACTCCATAATAATCAAATGGTTGTTCCTTTAAGAGCCAATGAAAGGGCTTTGTACGGGTTCAGCACGATGCATGACGTACACACTCCCCAGTACACGCTTCATTTCGACTAGCTGTGGTTACGTATTTATATATCCCGTACAGAGACAAACTGCGACAATATTTATTTAGGTAAAACAGCCGGGTTGTAGGAGATACAACTTTTGTTTACACACCAACctttataaatcaaaagaaatagCGGGGAAAAAAGCTCTGTGCGATGTACATACAATAaattcaggggcggatccagtcattttcaAAAGGTGTGTGGTGTGGGGGTTGCGGGATGGGTGGGGTGGTACCAACCGTATGTCCCTATGCATTCAACTGCATTGGTTGTCCATAAAAAATAGGGTTACAACCCCCGAAACCTCCCCCTTCCTTTATCCGACACtgaaatgaaattgattttgagaaattttatatcttttgcAAACGGTTTTGGAATatgttttttgtcgagccttcgacttttgtcgaaaaagcgacactaagcgatcctacattccgacgtcgtcggtgtcgtcgtcgtcggtggcgtccacaaatattcactctgtggttaaagtttttcaaattttaataactttcttaaactatactggattacttccaaacgtggacagaagcttgtttatgatcacaagatagtatccagaagtaaaagtaaaactcataaatctaaaacaaactgagaacgccatggctaaagatgaaatttaaaaaacaaacagaaaaacaatagtacacatgacacaacatagaaatctaattaaaagaataaacaacacgaactccaacaaaaactaggggtgctCTTGACGTTTTCGCTAAGAATAAAGCACACAGCAAATAAATTACCCGAATGGCGATGTTgtcatatagaaatattttcTCAAGAAAAGGAGTacataataattaattacaatttcATACTGCCGAATTactttcttcattttttaaattcattctaTTTTTGAGAAATCAAATTATTCCGCTTCTATTAATAACCATTGATTCACCTGTGTACGTCAATTACTTCCATAACGGAAATGTAACTTTCACCTTATTTGAGGGTCTTGACCGGGTTTCACTCAACTAATTTTCTTGGTCCATAATATAGTATTCCGTAAGATTTTACGCCATTCCCCCTATTCGTTTTAGAGTTTAACCATTATTCTCATTATAGATATTAAGCGACCTCTCATTCCCTATTCCTTTTTAATGcctttttttcttctctttttctcttatttttggtTCATTTTTCTGCAATGTTTGCTTATTGTTCTTTTTACTGTAAACCCCATCTGGACCCACTAATTTACCTTTCATGTATAAAACTTTATATGTGACTACacgtacatacatgtatataccttatttttattttttttggtatacaaaatttctgacgtcagaatacAATAGCATATTAATTTCACAATCCAATCGAACCACAGTGCATTGTGGTTTACATAAGTTTTACTTTCACTTTAGAACACGATGCATTCTGGGTGAATGTTTTGAATTGTTCAGAATGACATGTTTGACTTTGTCGGTCAtcttctataatatatataataaataaaataaaattgagaatggaaatgaggaatgtgtcaaagagacaacaacccgacaaaagataaaaacaacagcagaaggtcaccaacaggtcttcgatgtagcgagaaattcccgcacccggaggcttGTACATCTATAGCATACTCTTCAATTTGCATGATACGAATTACAGTACTGgtttcaactttttaaaaaccTGTCAAAGTAAGATAAACCCAGTTTTATCTATTATTATGCTCTGTATCTTTGCATTTACTGCACTGATActtttaagtataaaaataaaaagatgttgaataataatactacaatttcaattaaatataggcccccatacggccttcaacaatgatgctaaaacatttactgtatagaatagagaatggaaatggggaatgtgtcaaagagactacAACCCAACTACTAAGATAGCAGAAATCAGCACAAAACCACTTTTAAAATGTGTGTCTTCAGCGAGAAAATATTACACCCGGAATCATGCTTTATAACTGGTccatcaacaaaaatgaataataatgcaTTGGTAATGTACGTCccactaaactccaaaacatataaatgaactaaaatttaaaaacttgcaAAGGTcagaggttcctgacttcgAATAGGCGCAAAAATGCCATGTATAGTCACaaataaaaggccccgatatgaaaaacgtgaatcaatatttattaaaacgagaaaaacaaacgacttaatttatgacaaaaaagtttaccaaaacaaatatgacaggcATGAACCAACGAAAACAACTTAACTACATGATCCTGACTTGGGAGGCACACGCAGAATGTGACAGGGTTAAACAGGTTTGAATGCACACAACACATCGTACTGGAAAATCCTGTCTGCATTTTAagtcaaatttcatcctagtcCTCCCCTCCCCCACTCCATGATAACAATCAAGTGGTAGTTCCTTTAAGAACGTATAAAAGGGCTTTGTACGGGTTTAGCACGATGCATGAAGTACACACTCCCTACACGTTTTATTTCGACTAGCTGTGGTTACGTATTTATATATCCCGTACAGAGACAAACTGCGACAATATTTACTTAGGTACAACAGCCGGGTTGTAGGAGATACAACTTTTGTTTACACACCAACctttataaatcaaaagaaatagcgtgaaaaaaagttttacgaTGTATATGTatgggcggatccagccattttcaaaaGGTGTGTGGGAGTGGAGGAAGGGGAGGGTGGTACCAACCGTATTTCCCCATTTAACTGCATTGGTCGTCCAAAAAAACCTCCCCTTCCCTGATCCGAAACtgaaatgaaattgattttgagAAATTCATTATCTCTCGCAAAACGTTTTggattgggttttttttacaagtcggaaaaatattgtttaattacTTCCGCTTATTAAACTATATATAGTCAACCGGTTCGTCACCCTAATTGGTTTACGAGATTTGGACGAGATTTGGACAGCGGAGACTACTCTTACTTAAGTTATAATTCGTTAGTATTATTAAATGCAGTGCGgggactttttttctaattctagCAGCGACTAAGCCACATGAGGATTGAATTTCACTTAAAAATCACTCTTGTTGGTGTTAAGTGATTTAGATTCACTGCATGTTCACAGGGTGATTGCTGTTTATTGGAAGACATACGTTTACGACCCTGTCTTTGTTACCTATTCAAAAACACAGAGTGAATCGCCCACAATCACACCAGATTTCAGTTTGAATGTTATATGCATGCTGTTTGTCATGTTCTTGACGTTTTCGCTAAGAATAAAGCACACagcaaatataacaaaatttgaaaataattcgATGTTTACAATTTGCTTCGAAATCAGCATCTAGATGTGCATGTTATTGaccatttgtttcaaatatgatcTTGAATTAAGGTACCTATACCATTTGATTATTATGGAGAAGAGCTATgatgatatttgaaaaaaagttaggAGTTTGagttacatgtaaaaaaaaatccagatgacaatttatgtaaaaaaagtaatgataaaataataaaaaggcaggaccgagtagagttaaaaacaaaaaggaatGACATaggttacaaaaaaaatgctgaacACATTATTTTTCATTCGAGCCCCctctaaaaaaacaaatagtagCACCATAAGTCAGTGGCCTATATTTCTTTCGCTAAGCGACTCTGGAGATTTGCATCAAAATACTTAAGAATTAAATTTGCACGCGTTTGGCGCGAAAAATATACTCCGACTTAGAAAAAATCATAAACCCtttaaagttaaatggttgctccctaaACGAAAAATACGCACcgtcatgtgttttttttctctcattggAATAAAAAGTCAATTGACATATCAATTtctttataatacaaaatataatgcaTATACATGCAGTTTCATATTAAAGTCACCGTGTAAAACGCAACATGTGGGGTGATGGATATGTTTGATACGAGGTGGCAGTTTTCCGAAGATGAGAAAAGGCGACTTATGTATAAAACTACAGtttccaatttattttttgagattttttagcAACACATATTGGACTGCACGGAAGGAACCGAACCATAATCTATTCACAGCaagcaaaacaaacatttaaagagctccattttttcaaaaaaacaccTCTCCCTAGTTTTGAGAAATATTCTGAAGCTTCAGGAAAAAACACTAAATCTTTTTCGGTTTTCCGTAGGATTTACTATCACTctggaaattaaaataaaataatttctatcataGAATTGAATCAAATACCAGCTTCTTAGTTAAAACGTATTgatttaaaagtatatttttcaTCGAAAGGTAATGTGTCGCTCATTTGTCAGTCATTCCTTAAACCTAGTTTTTATATGCTTGTAATTCTGTCTATCTAATAAATCCTTGTTTTAATAAATGCCTCACCACCTTGAGCGACACATTACATTTCGATAAAACATGAATTTCACTTTTAAACCAATACATTTCACTTTTAAACCAATACATTTCACTTTAAACCAATACATTTCAATCTACATGTAAGAAGCTGgcatttgttttaattctttggtatgaaatcatttttatataaatcaaacgGGAAAATATCGCAATAgtaataattgaaatatatgtgTAGTAAGCAAAAAAACACCCCCTCATgcgttttctttttcaattgaatattaAGTTAACTGACATAtcaatttctttatataaataaatacaataattatacAGTTTCATATACAAGTGTTGTGTCACGAACCTATCTATAACAGCGCAGATTTCATTGGATGACAATTATATAATAGCTCGTAATTATATCGCTCTCTATCTAATAttagtttaattttatacaacttaataaaatctttttgCCAACGACCACATCTATCTTTAGAACGGTATTTCATTTCGTCGTCTCTTTTATCCTCCACTTCATCTTTACTTTCATCTTCTGTATCAGAACTTGATGAGCTACTTTCACTTTCATCATCAAAACTATTTCTGGCATGATCGATTTCGTCGGAGATTTTAGTAGTGTAAGTTTCAGCAGAAATGctttcattgataaattttcTTCTCGTATTTGATTGGTCGATAGCAATGTCAAGGTCTTGTAGAATGGAATTTACTTTTGGCAGCAGATCGTTAAATCTGGTTTCAACGTTTAGAAACTCGGTTTCGTTTTTGTAAACATTCATCAGAACACGTTTCGTTCTGGTAAACCGTTTGTGGGATCTTAAAAACCTTACATGAAGctgcaaaaaaattaaaaacaaaattaacagaTTCAAACAATCATGATAATTAATTATCTGTGATAATAATCCCATAGATGTAAATACCTTTATCTATGATAAtactgaataaaaatataaataagagtACTTctaataacattgaaaataagaaCTAGTATTTGTTTCGATCACTCTGTTTCCTATGAATTtagattttataagttttgcATTAAAtagtatttattatgttttttacgTTTTTAAATCTTCATTTAGCCGTAATAAATGTTcgtttcgagcgtcactgatgagtcctaagtagacgaaacgcgcggcTGGCGCAATTACaatttttaatcctggtatctttgaggAGTTTGTTTCGAATATGACTTGATACCTTTTTAAGTGCCTTCTGTACCCTGCTTTCATCAAGTTTCTTTACTCTGCATTTTACAGATGCTGATAGCATATGAATCATCCTACGACTCTGTAGTTTCTGTAAAccctagaaaatatttttattttttagaataatgaacatttcaaatgaaaaatatttttcatacttaTTATGGCAgcagataaataaataaataaatgtaaatgttgAGATAAAACAGTTAATCGATTGAATGAAGATTATTAAATATCTATCATTAACAAATGTTTCCCAAATAGGACAAAACTATTTCGTTCGATCTCATTCGCATTTAAATGTATTCTTTAGTTTTGCTTTGAAATCCTCACCGCGACATCGAGATGAGTAACTGataacaaattatttcataCTCCTTCTGAATTCTTTCAATATCATTGTTGATAGTTGaacgtccagttgcaaatattttatgGATATTCAGGAAAAAGGTATTTTTTCAATGTAGATATTCTGCATGATATATGTTAACCTGGACGGCGGACAAGAAATTTGGACAggaatttatgaaaaaaaaccgtCAAGTTTGATCGTCGCAACGTTAACAGACGTACAACCTAGATACACCAGTATTGTTtacaatgataagtaaagagaCTATGGCTCTCACCTTACACATGCAGGGCATGTGAATTACATGTTCTTTTGACCGGACATGGCCGCGTATTCATACATGCAATACTGATGTacacgtatatatatatttataattatgaacattttattcAACATACAAAATTTCTTTGCACCTCGTCTATGTAATCTGAACCTTCttgtagttttattttcaatcctCGAAGGATGTCAATTATTGGTGTCATAGGCGGGAAGTTTTCCATGCTCAGTTtctgtttttgtcaaatatcACCTGGAATATTaaaaatagtttgaaaaatacatcatattgttatgcgtttacttttctacattggctagaggtatagggggagggtagagatctcacaaacatgtttaacccaagtcaggagcctgtggtCTTTGTTTaatagtcttgtattattttaatttcagtttcttgtgtgCGGGaattttcgctacattgaagacttatgggtggccttcggttgttgtctgctctatggtagGGTGGTTGCCGCTTTGAAACATTcatcatttcctttctcaattttatttttaaaaatacatcatACATTAAAGAGGGTCTAGTTCTTATAAATGGGGGTCGTGGTGGTGGAGGGGTTTAGGTGGTGATAATGGGGGTGTTTTTCATTTCTgcattctttatttatttgagCCATATTTCTTTCTcttaatgcggggttcacacattgccgatttttgctcccgtttgagatcagacagcaatacgacacgaaaagtgaaaaagtcggattagtatcctcaattatctggaatgtcctatcattgtctgaacgcattcgttttagttcgtaacagattcctacggacCGGGACGGGTTCGAttagttcggcaaagcatcccgacagttaggtgcgtcccgtaacattctgGGCAattcagccgattttgtctagtcggattacaatcgtggctatgtcgtgacagattctgctgtatcggatcgaattccgaccaatgtcttgtgtattctggacggtgtcctgtggaacgggaatgatccggagtaatttttcatagctgtttttctgccgattgagtccagattgcattcagatcttgtcgattgcgaaccgttttttgccgaaaccgttccgaaacagtcccgttattaatacgaaattcgtcaatacaatacgactgagaccagacaaagccgtttgcaatgcgatagagcggaccgtgataggattacattccgacagtacctgatcatcccgaatatgccgacagttttcgaacggataacttccgtcagcgtcggttcactgtctggtcattgtctgatctcagtcggattacattcggtagagtcgtgacgcagtcgtgacagactcggtcgacttttacctggcgaaaaatacgaatcggattagaagcggattcagaacgggattatcgggactaATTCGTTTAGAAACTGTTGAATATCGGTGCTTCCTGAaaactatctgattgttgtcgtgatcaaattattttttttataaattttaatttaagtttgaatttccattcaCGATTCACaagatcttgatcagacttttaataaattttaatcgggtAGGTCCTGTCAagaacggtagtaaaaatcgtgaatgtgtgaccccagctttacattttgtatactgttatctattctatacatttaagaatcaatttaatatcttttgtttttttcggcctattttttctatctttttttatcattattctgAAGTATGATTAATTCAGACCCGAATTTACATTTATCGAAGACTCACGTACAGTTTtagaataagaatatatatatatatactgttaaTGCGCAAGAAAATGCGTCGTCAGCCAAAGCAACGACATACAACAGTATCTCGGCTGTCgtaactgatttaaaaaaaataattacaaaaaatcttgaCATCTGTGAAGTGGAACATTTCGGGAAGAGTTTATTTTGAAAGTCAAATGACATCCGAAATTTTTTCCtcataaaagtttgaaatcgataaattttaaactaaaaaaggGTGATATGCAGCATCAAAAGTGAACTATTTGCTACTGGACACACGAGCTGGTCATGAAACTGATTGAACCGGCCATAATTATCGATACACAATCGCCAATCGCTTTAGCTGTCatcatcatttttaaaaaagactataaatgaaAATCTAATTAATTATCTTCCTTTCATGATAGATTGAACCAAAGTTATCTAATTGTTATCACAGAGAGGGACTAGCaagcaatttttaattgaagCGTATTTAacgttaaaacaatttttccactataaacaaatgttactttatacaaatacatgtataaggaCTTTGTTACCTGAATCTAcacattttatgaatttttattacaatagaTTAATATTATGCTATATCATACAGGTAgatattaatttaaatacagAGAAACATTTATTTCCATATTAGAAGATAATAAATTTCATAATGGAAGTTGATAATTTCCATATTGGAGGTTAATAATTTCTATATTGTAGGTATTAGTTTCCATATAAGAAGatagtcatttttatatagGGAGTTTAATTTCGTCGATAATATTTTTGATAGTACACGGAAGATAACACCACTTGAAATAGCATCCTGCGACAGGAAGTTATTCAAGTCTCAATACTTTTGTTTaagtgtaattttaaaatgaaaatcagCTGTATTTTTAGAAAATCGAAAGCTAcgtgcaaatatttatttcaatgtgAAGGTTTTCTATACTACTactgcaaacaaacaaaaaaagaacacaaaaaaacctccttccttaaaaaaatacataaaaatacattttttagtaaGATTCTCCGTCATAAATTCGTCCGGATTTAAAGCATTTTTAATCTATCTACATGGCTACAAAAGATGCAATCATAATGTAATCTTTGTTTGCTTGCAGTAACTTATTATTGTCTGTGCTATCCTGTACGAACTGTGACGCCCGTATATGACACGGAAACCAGGCgtaaaaatcatactttaaCCTGGCGGCATTGCAGTGTTTACAAAATGCATATCCAGGCGTCAACCAGGCGTCAACCAGGCGTAAATTAGGCGTAACTAAGGCGTAAACCAGGCGTAAAATTAGGCGTAATATTTAAAttcacaattttcattaatttatttgattcagTATTTCCAATTTCAGATTCTTCCAAAAAGCACAAAACAAGCAAATTATCCCTGAATATATGTAGCTGACATGTGTCCAACTCTAGCAAACTAAAATCAAAGaggcaaattttgaaaaaaaatcccatgatCCTTTGCACAAAGCATTATGGGTATTTTTATTTACGCCATACCAGCAGTTTTACGCCCGTAAGAAAATTTACGCCTTGCTTATTTCTATTTACGCCCGTAAGAAAACTTACGCCTTGCTTATTTCAATTTACGCCAGGTTAAGTTCTTTTTTCTACGCCCGTCAGGACTACAAATTTACGTTTCCTGCTCCCTTACGCTTGGATCTAGACACGTAACTACCACTTACGCCTGGTTTACTCCTTATTTCCAGGCGTAATACGCCTTATAATTTCGTACGGGATACAACATTTAATAACGATAATAAGAATAAGAACATTACAAACTCTCTCAACGAAAATACATCTTGCTATTCTATACTGAATCATCATACTATAATGCAATTAATATACTATGCAGAACGTGTTGTACTGTGAAGTTACTGTGGCCACCTAGATTCATACTATACAAGTATCGGACAAATATATGACTTTAGAACCTCACCGTAATATTTACCGCCTTAGAAATGCCCGTGCAGTACTAACCAAAGATTTATAATCATATTACTATCAGACTATTTCTAAAACCTTATTCCACAGTTACTAAAGAGAGAAATATATTagagaaaatacaaatataacgGAATAGAAATGTACTAACATGTATATGTCTATATCTCATCATAAATATGATCTTCAAAAAGAATCGTTTTCATTAGGAAAAGGCGCAAAACTGCTTAAGAATACAATAAGTGTGGATAAATTTAGTAAAGACTTCATGTAAAAAAGATACGAATCACATTATTTTTTGCAACTCAAAGAATTCTGCCTACACCAAAACTTTAAAGCAGAGGACCGAGCCACTAAAACACAGTGAGCGAAATCTCGCTTGTTTACTCTTTATGTTCAAGTTGTTTTTAACTGATAAGCGAAATACTACACAGAAGGTAGCACATAGGAATGCGGACAATTAGTCTCTTTCCCCAGTGTATAGGTTGGGAACTGAGATACAAAATAACCCCAACATAACAGTAACTTATCTATTTATTGACAAATCATTCTCACACAAATTGTCACAGCTTGTATACCATTTGAGAGATGTGCATTATAGATTCAACTACAAtacattttaactttaatttttcataatttatttttaaagattatacACTTAAAGATTTCAAACGGACTTAAAAATTGAAGAAGGTGCTCC is part of the Mytilus trossulus isolate FHL-02 chromosome 13, PNRI_Mtr1.1.1.hap1, whole genome shotgun sequence genome and encodes:
- the LOC134694937 gene encoding uncharacterized protein LOC134694937, which gives rise to MENFPPMTPIIDILRGLKIKLQEGSDYIDEVQRNFGLQKLQSRRMIHMLSASVKCRVKKLDESRVQKALKKLHVRFLRSHKRFTRTKRVLMNVYKNETEFLNVETRFNDLLPKVNSILQDLDIAIDQSNTRRKFINESISAETYTTKISDEIDHARNSFDDESESSSSSSDTEDESKDEVEDKRDDEMKYRSKDRCGRWQKDFIKLYKIKLILDRERYNYELLYNCHPMKSALL